In Staphylococcus lloydii, the following proteins share a genomic window:
- a CDS encoding AzlD domain-containing protein, producing the protein MSITIHMLIIIVLCGVVTWLTRVIPFMLITRVHLSEKVVKWLSFIPITLFTALIIDGVIEQHSGKFGYTINVPFLVTIIPTVLVAFISKSLTITIIAGIFIMALIRLLF; encoded by the coding sequence ATGAGTATAACGATACATATGCTAATTATCATCGTTTTATGTGGTGTAGTTACGTGGTTAACCAGAGTTATACCATTTATGTTGATTACACGCGTTCACTTATCAGAGAAAGTCGTAAAATGGCTGTCGTTTATCCCGATTACATTGTTTACTGCACTCATTATCGATGGCGTCATCGAACAACATAGTGGAAAATTCGGTTATACTATTAATGTTCCATTTTTAGTGACAATCATTCCGACAGTTTTAGTGGCGTTCATATCTAAAAGCCTTACAATAACTATTATTGCCGGTATTTTTATTATGGCACTTATACGTTTATTATTTTGA
- the dnaB gene encoding replicative DNA helicase: MDGMYEQNQMPHSNEAEQSVLGAIIIDPELVNSTQEVLLPESFYRGAHQHIFRAMMNLNEDNKEIDVVTIMDQLSQEGRLSEAGGPQYLAELSSNVPTTRNVQYYTDIVFKHALKRKLIQAADSIANDGYNDELELDTILNDAERRILELSSTRESDGFKDIRDVLGDVYENAELLDQNSGQTPGIPTGYRDLDQMTAGFNRNDLIILAARPSVGKTAFALNIAQKVATHEDHFSVGIFSLEMGADQLATRMICSSGNVDSNRLRTGTMTEEDWNRFTIAVGKLSRTKIFIDDTPGIRITDIRSKCRRLKQEHGLDMIVIDYLQLIQGSGSRFSDNRQQEVSEISRTLKAIARELECPVIALSQLSRGVEQRQDKRPMMSDIRESGSIEQDADIVAFLYRDDYYNRGEEDEDDDDAGFEPQTNDENGEIEIIIAKQRNGPTGTVKLHFMKQYNKFTDIDYAHADFG, from the coding sequence ATGGATGGAATGTATGAACAAAATCAAATGCCCCATAGTAATGAGGCTGAACAATCTGTCTTAGGTGCCATTATCATTGATCCAGAATTAGTCAACTCAACTCAGGAAGTATTACTTCCTGAGTCATTTTATAGGGGTGCACATCAACATATCTTCCGTGCGATGATGAATCTCAACGAAGATAATAAAGAAATCGATGTTGTCACTATAATGGATCAACTGTCACAAGAAGGTCGCTTGAGTGAAGCGGGTGGACCACAATACTTAGCAGAATTATCTAGTAATGTACCGACGACTCGAAATGTACAGTATTATACGGATATTGTGTTTAAGCATGCCTTAAAACGTAAATTAATCCAAGCTGCTGATAGTATTGCAAACGATGGTTATAATGATGAACTTGAATTAGATACAATACTTAACGATGCTGAACGTCGTATTCTTGAACTATCTTCTACACGTGAAAGCGATGGCTTTAAAGATATTAGAGACGTCTTAGGTGACGTTTATGAAAATGCAGAATTACTTGATCAAAATAGTGGTCAAACGCCAGGTATACCTACAGGTTATCGAGATTTAGACCAAATGACGGCAGGGTTTAACCGTAATGATTTAATCATTTTAGCGGCACGTCCTTCTGTTGGTAAGACTGCCTTCGCTCTTAATATTGCTCAAAAAGTAGCAACACATGAAGATCACTTTTCTGTTGGTATATTCTCCCTCGAGATGGGTGCAGACCAACTAGCGACGCGTATGATTTGTAGCTCAGGTAACGTGGATTCTAACCGTCTGCGTACAGGTACAATGACGGAAGAGGATTGGAATAGATTTACGATTGCAGTTGGTAAGTTATCACGTACTAAAATATTTATTGACGATACTCCGGGTATACGAATTACAGATATTCGTTCTAAATGTCGTCGTTTAAAACAAGAACACGGTTTGGATATGATTGTTATTGACTATCTACAACTTATTCAAGGTAGTGGGTCACGTTTTTCAGATAACCGTCAACAAGAAGTATCTGAAATATCACGTACATTAAAAGCGATTGCGAGAGAACTAGAATGTCCTGTTATTGCATTAAGTCAGTTATCTCGTGGTGTGGAACAACGTCAAGATAAGCGACCAATGATGAGTGATATTCGTGAGTCTGGTTCAATCGAGCAAGATGCTGATATTGTTGCGTTCTTATATCGTGATGACTATTATAATCGTGGTGAAGAAGATGAAGACGACGATGATGCAGGGTTTGAACCACAAACCAATGATGAGAACGGCGAAATTGAAATAATCATTGCAAAACAACGTAACGGCCCGACAGGCACAGTAAAATTACACTTCATGAAACAATACAATAAATTCACAGATATAGATTACGCCCACGCAGATTTTGGATAA
- the metX gene encoding homoserine O-acetyltransferase MetX produces the protein MTNYTVDTLELGPFETESGETISNLKLRYEHVGFKGQPLVLVCHALTGNHVTYGTDENHGWWREIIDGGYMPINDYQFLTFNVIGSPFGSSSALIDDDFPSKLTLRDVVRALEVGIKALGFSHIDILIGGSLGGMQAMELLYNRQFDVKKAVILAATDKTSSYSRAFNEIARQSIQLAGKEGMSIARQLGFLTYRSSKSYDKRFSPDQVVAYQRHQGNKFKENFNRNCYLTLLDVLDSHDIDRDRTDVTEVFKSLDTKVLTMGFTDDLLYPDDLVRAVGERFKYHRHFFVPDNVGHDGFLLNFNDWAPNLYHFLKVSKFKRK, from the coding sequence ATGACAAATTATACTGTGGACACGTTAGAATTAGGACCGTTTGAAACAGAATCAGGTGAAACAATATCAAATTTAAAATTACGTTATGAACATGTAGGCTTCAAAGGTCAACCGCTCGTTTTAGTATGTCATGCTCTGACAGGTAACCATGTGACGTATGGAACGGATGAAAACCATGGGTGGTGGCGCGAAATTATTGATGGTGGTTATATGCCAATTAACGACTACCAATTTCTAACTTTTAATGTTATCGGTAGTCCATTTGGTTCAAGTTCCGCATTAATTGATGATGATTTTCCTTCAAAACTAACTTTAAGAGACGTTGTTCGAGCATTAGAAGTGGGTATAAAAGCGTTAGGGTTTTCCCACATTGATATATTAATCGGTGGTTCACTTGGTGGCATGCAAGCGATGGAATTGTTATACAATAGACAATTTGATGTGAAGAAGGCGGTCATACTTGCCGCTACGGATAAGACTTCCTCTTATAGTCGCGCATTTAATGAAATTGCACGTCAATCAATTCAGTTAGCTGGCAAAGAAGGCATGAGTATTGCGAGACAACTAGGGTTTTTAACTTATCGGTCATCGAAAAGTTATGATAAACGATTTTCACCAGATCAAGTCGTAGCATATCAACGACATCAAGGTAACAAATTTAAAGAGAACTTTAATCGTAACTGTTATTTAACACTCCTGGATGTCTTAGATAGTCATGATATCGATAGAGATCGTACGGACGTTACGGAAGTATTTAAATCTTTAGATACTAAAGTTTTAACAATGGGTTTTACGGATGATTTACTATATCCGGATGACTTGGTACGTGCCGTAGGAGAACGATTTAAGTATCACCGTCATTTCTTTGTGCCTGACAATGTAGGTCATGATGGATTTTTACTTAATTTTAATGATTGGGCACCTAATTTGTATCATTTCTTAAAAGTTTCAAAATTTAAACGTAAATAA
- the serS gene encoding serine--tRNA ligase, which yields MLDIRMFRTEPQLVKDKVAKRGMSESVVDEVLNLDEKRRQLISQSEEMKAERNKVSGEIAQKKRNKENADDVIAAMRDLGDKIKQLDEQLNDVDEQLTNHLATIPNLIHDDVPVGDSDEDNVELKRWGTPRTFDFEAQPHWDIVENLKLVNFERAAKVSGARFIFLTGEGAQLERALMNYMVTKHTTQHGYTEMMVPQLVNAESMYGTGQLPKFEEDLFKVEKEGLYTIPTAEVPLTNYYRNEIIGPDVLPEKFTAQSACYRSEAGSAGRDTRGLIRLHQFDKVEMVRYEKPEDSWNALEEMTLHAEAILEELGLPYRRVILCTGDIGFGASKTYDLEVWLPSYDDYKEISSCSNVTDFQARRANIRFKRDKASKPELVHTLNGSGLAVGRTFAAIVENYQNEDGSITIPEALVPFMGGKTKIGPVVK from the coding sequence ATGTTAGATATTAGAATGTTTCGTACAGAACCTCAATTAGTTAAAGACAAAGTAGCTAAGCGTGGTATGAGCGAAAGTGTTGTTGATGAGGTACTTAATTTAGATGAAAAACGTCGTCAATTAATTAGTCAATCTGAAGAAATGAAGGCAGAACGTAATAAAGTAAGTGGTGAGATTGCTCAGAAAAAACGTAATAAAGAAAATGCGGATGATGTAATTGCTGCAATGAGAGATTTAGGAGACAAGATTAAACAACTTGATGAACAATTAAATGATGTCGATGAACAATTAACGAATCATTTAGCTACTATCCCTAACTTAATTCACGATGATGTGCCAGTTGGCGATTCAGATGAAGACAATGTCGAGTTAAAACGCTGGGGCACGCCAAGAACATTTGATTTTGAAGCTCAACCTCACTGGGATATAGTGGAAAACTTAAAATTGGTTAATTTTGAACGTGCCGCAAAAGTATCAGGCGCACGTTTCATATTTTTAACTGGCGAAGGCGCACAATTAGAACGTGCATTAATGAACTATATGGTTACTAAACATACGACACAACATGGCTATACTGAAATGATGGTACCACAATTAGTTAATGCAGAATCAATGTACGGCACAGGTCAATTACCTAAGTTTGAAGAAGATTTATTTAAAGTAGAAAAAGAAGGTCTATATACGATCCCAACAGCTGAAGTGCCTTTAACTAACTATTATAGAAATGAAATTATTGGTCCCGATGTCTTACCTGAGAAATTTACAGCACAATCAGCATGTTATCGAAGTGAAGCGGGTTCAGCAGGAAGAGATACAAGAGGTCTAATTCGCTTACACCAATTTGATAAAGTAGAAATGGTACGTTATGAAAAACCTGAAGATTCATGGAATGCATTAGAAGAAATGACGCTTCACGCAGAAGCTATTTTAGAAGAATTAGGATTACCTTATCGTCGCGTGATTTTATGTACTGGAGATATAGGTTTCGGTGCAAGTAAAACTTATGATTTAGAAGTTTGGTTACCAAGCTATGATGACTATAAAGAAATAAGTTCTTGCTCAAACGTTACAGATTTCCAAGCACGCCGTGCAAATATCCGCTTCAAAAGAGATAAAGCATCTAAGCCAGAATTAGTTCACACATTAAATGGTAGTGGGTTAGCAGTAGGTCGTACCTTTGCAGCTATCGTTGAAAACTATCAAAATGAAGATGGCTCAATTACAATTCCTGAAGCACTCGTACCATTTATGGGTGGTAAAACTAAAATAGGTCCAGTAGTTAAATAA
- the rplI gene encoding 50S ribosomal protein L9, giving the protein MKVIFTQNVKGKGNKGEVKDVPVGYANNYLLKNKLAVEATPGNLKQLEQQEKAAKAERQKEIDEAKQLKSKLADLEVEVSAKTGEGGKLFGSVSTKQIAQALQEQHDIKIDKRKMDLPSGIHALGYTNVPVKLDKEVEGTIRVHTIEQ; this is encoded by the coding sequence ATGAAAGTAATATTCACACAAAACGTTAAAGGTAAAGGTAATAAAGGCGAAGTCAAAGACGTACCAGTAGGTTACGCTAATAACTACCTTTTAAAAAATAAATTAGCTGTTGAAGCGACACCAGGCAATCTGAAACAATTAGAACAACAAGAAAAAGCAGCTAAAGCAGAACGTCAAAAAGAAATCGATGAAGCTAAACAACTTAAATCAAAATTAGCTGACCTTGAAGTAGAAGTTTCAGCTAAAACTGGTGAAGGCGGCAAATTATTTGGTTCAGTAAGCACGAAACAAATTGCACAAGCTTTACAAGAACAGCATGATATTAAAATTGATAAACGTAAAATGGATTTACCAAGTGGTATCCATGCATTGGGTTATACAAATGTACCGGTTAAATTAGATAAAGAAGTCGAAGGTACGATTCGTGTACACACAATTGAACAATAA
- a CDS encoding AzlC family ABC transporter permease — protein sequence MASHLTFRQGVKECVPTLLGYAGVGLSFGIVAVASKFSLLEIVLLCLLVYAGAAQFIICSLVIAGTPITAIVLTTFIVNSRMFLLSMTLAPQYKDYGWLNRLGLATLVTDETFGVAITPHLKGEKINDRWLHGLNLTAYLFWTVSCIVGAIFGKYIHNPDALGLDFAITGMFIFLAISQFETVQRSQIMTYIVLIVCVIVMMFLFSLFMPTYVAIILSSILAATLGVVMTK from the coding sequence ATGGCTTCGCATTTAACATTTAGGCAAGGTGTTAAAGAATGTGTGCCTACATTATTAGGTTATGCAGGTGTTGGACTTTCTTTTGGCATCGTTGCGGTAGCATCTAAATTTAGTCTGCTAGAAATAGTTTTATTATGCTTACTCGTTTATGCAGGTGCTGCACAATTTATCATTTGTAGTTTAGTGATTGCTGGAACACCTATAACTGCAATTGTGCTTACGACATTTATAGTTAACTCGAGGATGTTTTTATTAAGCATGACATTAGCTCCCCAATATAAAGATTATGGTTGGCTCAATCGTTTAGGATTAGCGACGTTAGTTACAGACGAAACATTTGGCGTCGCCATAACACCTCACTTAAAAGGGGAGAAGATAAATGATCGCTGGTTACATGGACTTAATTTAACGGCATATTTATTCTGGACCGTATCATGTATTGTGGGAGCTATTTTCGGTAAATATATCCATAATCCAGATGCACTAGGTTTAGATTTTGCTATTACTGGTATGTTTATCTTTTTAGCAATTTCACAATTTGAAACTGTACAGCGTTCTCAAATTATGACTTACATCGTATTAATCGTTTGTGTCATCGTAATGATGTTTTTATTTAGTTTATTTATGCCTACATATGTAGCAATTATTTTATCTTCGATACTTGCGGCAACGTTAGGGGTGGTGATGACCAAATGA
- a CDS encoding macrolide family glycosyltransferase translates to MARVLFINTGSEGHINPTIALSKALVERGEEVVYYMGDQYVDKFKDTGVEIRTIPTDKLVSAFTSFGLTHLFHVINGLLKTADVIMPQILEETKDEHYDYLIYDSMFSCGYLIAQKFNIPTVSAITSFAKTKPMFDSFADFMASNLEQDELESANLVFNTLKEHVEQTYNVKIPSRHEVVNNPGDFNISFVTKGFQLDYDAFDSTKFNFVGPSVLPPKPSGFMDNVNTNRPLIYVSLGTVFNQNVAFFNKCFSALANIDATVIVSIGKTNNAEDFDTIPDNVIIKDYVPQVEVLQHADLFLTHAGMNSTNEAIMLNVPLLAFPQSADQPVVANQIENLKIGQQLDADSITAEQLANTVKDMLAHRQTYQQNIEQVKNVQTHKQPGYELGAQAILDFYNKH, encoded by the coding sequence ATGGCAAGAGTCTTATTCATAAATACCGGTTCAGAAGGTCACATTAATCCCACTATAGCGTTAAGTAAGGCGCTAGTAGAACGAGGCGAAGAGGTCGTCTATTATATGGGTGACCAGTACGTAGATAAATTCAAAGATACCGGTGTCGAAATTCGTACAATACCCACAGATAAATTAGTTTCTGCTTTTACTTCTTTTGGGTTAACTCATTTGTTTCATGTTATTAATGGTTTATTAAAAACTGCAGATGTCATTATGCCTCAAATTTTAGAGGAAACTAAAGACGAGCATTACGATTACTTAATTTATGATTCAATGTTCAGTTGCGGCTATTTAATCGCCCAAAAATTCAATATCCCTACTGTTTCAGCAATTACTTCGTTTGCTAAAACTAAACCTATGTTTGATAGTTTTGCAGATTTCATGGCTTCAAATTTAGAACAAGACGAACTAGAATCTGCCAATCTTGTATTCAATACATTGAAAGAACATGTCGAACAAACGTACAACGTAAAAATTCCGTCACGTCACGAAGTGGTGAATAATCCTGGCGATTTTAATATTTCATTCGTCACGAAAGGTTTTCAACTCGATTATGATGCCTTCGACAGTACTAAATTTAACTTTGTAGGGCCTTCAGTATTACCGCCTAAACCTTCAGGTTTTATGGATAATGTAAATACAAACCGTCCGCTTATTTATGTATCTTTAGGCACTGTATTCAATCAAAACGTTGCCTTTTTCAACAAATGTTTCTCTGCGCTAGCCAATATTGATGCGACAGTTATTGTTTCAATTGGTAAAACAAATAACGCCGAAGATTTCGATACAATACCAGACAACGTTATTATTAAAGACTATGTACCTCAGGTTGAAGTGTTACAACATGCAGATCTTTTCTTAACACATGCGGGAATGAATAGCACAAACGAAGCTATTATGTTAAATGTACCGTTACTTGCATTTCCACAAAGTGCAGATCAGCCAGTGGTAGCTAACCAAATAGAAAATTTAAAAATCGGACAACAACTAGATGCAGATTCAATTACAGCCGAACAATTAGCAAACACTGTAAAAGACATGTTAGCTCATCGACAAACTTATCAACAAAACATTGAACAAGTAAAAAATGTACAAACTCATAAGCAACCAGGTTATGAACTAGGCGCACAAGCCATTTTAGACTTCTATAACAAACATTAA
- a CDS encoding DUF2232 domain-containing protein, giving the protein MFSKIEPKATILSIISLIIVALVLHILPPLGFVLCLFATIPGIVLWHKSKESFGLAAVITVILTTLLGNIFVLSAMVLILIVSFLVGQLLKERTSKERILYVTTTFISIISLVAFMILQAFNKIPTVDTLFKPLRTQMLQTIEQSGMQSGYENTIGEGFRQFAVQLPSFVIITIFLLILINLIITFPILRKFKVATPVFKPLFAWQMNKVLLILYVITLLCVMFASKAGTFQSIVLNFEIVLSLCMYLQGLSLIHFFGKAKGMPTALTVVLMVIGTILTPFTHLVALLGFIDLAFNLKRIIKK; this is encoded by the coding sequence TTGTTTTCAAAAATTGAACCTAAAGCTACTATTTTGAGTATTATCTCACTCATCATCGTTGCTTTAGTCTTACATATATTACCGCCACTTGGTTTTGTATTATGCTTGTTTGCGACAATACCAGGCATTGTACTATGGCATAAATCTAAAGAATCATTTGGATTGGCCGCTGTTATTACAGTAATTTTAACCACTTTGTTAGGTAATATATTTGTATTAAGTGCGATGGTCTTAATATTAATTGTTAGTTTTTTAGTAGGCCAATTATTAAAAGAACGTACATCCAAAGAGCGTATATTATACGTAACTACAACATTTATCAGTATCATCTCATTGGTCGCTTTTATGATTTTACAAGCGTTTAATAAAATACCGACAGTAGATACGCTATTCAAACCATTAAGAACTCAAATGTTACAAACAATTGAGCAGAGTGGTATGCAAAGTGGCTACGAAAATACGATAGGTGAAGGCTTTCGCCAATTTGCAGTCCAACTACCTAGCTTCGTTATTATAACGATATTTCTACTTATTTTAATTAACCTAATTATTACATTTCCAATATTACGCAAATTTAAAGTAGCAACACCAGTTTTTAAACCGTTATTTGCATGGCAAATGAATAAAGTTTTACTTATTTTATACGTTATTACGCTTCTCTGTGTTATGTTTGCGTCTAAAGCGGGTACTTTCCAAAGTATCGTATTGAATTTTGAAATTGTGTTATCATTATGTATGTATTTACAAGGGTTGAGTTTAATACATTTCTTTGGCAAAGCGAAAGGGATGCCAACAGCTTTAACAGTCGTGTTAATGGTTATCGGGACAATTTTAACGCCATTTACACATCTTGTAGCTTTATTAGGGTTTATTGATTTAGCATTTAACTTAAAACGTATCATTAAAAAATAA
- a CDS encoding DHH family phosphoesterase — MNRQSTKKALVLPFIIMAIMAVVLVAVWFIFNQLIAGIAAAVLIVVIIIAALMVRQALQKMDNYVDNLSGHISAGSNRAIKNLPIGMVVIDENENIEWMNQFMSERLDRNVISDPVNEVYPNILKQLEKTEEIDIEDKNYQYRVRYSEKEHILYFFDITEEVRINELYNESKPIIATLFLDNYDEITQNMNDTQRSEINSMVTRVISRWASEYDIYFKRYSTDQFVAYLNQHILDEIEDSNFDILSQLREKSVGYRAQLTLSIGVGEGSDSLIDLGELSQSGLDLALGRGGDQVAIKNQNGNVRFYGGKTDPMEKRTRVRARVISHALKDILMEGDKVIIMGHKRPDLDAIGAAIGVSRFAMMNNLDAHIVLNDSDIDPTLRRVMDSIDEKPELKERFITSEEAWDNMTSRTTVVIVDTHKPEMVIDEDILNKANRKVVIDHHRRGESFISSPLLVYMEPYASSTAELVTELLEYQPTEQRLTRLESTVMFAGIIVDTRNFTLRTGSRTFDAASYLRAHGADTILTQHFLKDDIDTYINRTELIRTVELQDNGVAIAHGPDDKIYHPVTVAQAADELLSLDGVEASYVVARREDSLVGMSARSLGAVNVQLTMEALGGGGHLTNAATQLKDVTVEEAIEQLQQAITEQMSRSEN; from the coding sequence ATGAACCGTCAATCCACTAAAAAAGCATTAGTTTTACCATTTATCATTATGGCAATTATGGCAGTAGTTTTAGTCGCAGTATGGTTTATTTTCAACCAACTCATTGCTGGTATCGCTGCTGCGGTTTTGATAGTCGTAATTATTATTGCTGCTTTAATGGTAAGGCAAGCTTTACAAAAGATGGACAACTACGTTGATAATTTGAGCGGACACATATCAGCCGGTAGTAATCGAGCAATTAAAAATTTACCAATTGGTATGGTAGTTATTGATGAAAATGAAAATATTGAGTGGATGAACCAATTTATGTCAGAGCGTTTGGATCGCAATGTAATCTCTGATCCAGTAAATGAAGTTTATCCTAATATATTGAAGCAATTAGAAAAAACTGAAGAAATTGATATAGAAGATAAAAATTATCAATATCGTGTAAGGTATTCTGAAAAAGAACATATTTTATATTTCTTTGATATCACTGAAGAAGTTCGCATTAATGAATTATATAACGAATCAAAACCGATTATCGCAACGTTATTTTTAGATAACTATGACGAAATCACACAAAATATGAACGATACACAACGTTCGGAAATTAACTCAATGGTTACGCGTGTCATTAGCCGTTGGGCATCTGAATATGACATCTACTTTAAGCGTTATAGTACCGATCAATTCGTCGCGTATTTAAATCAACATATATTAGATGAAATTGAAGATTCAAACTTTGATATTTTAAGTCAGTTAAGAGAAAAAAGTGTCGGTTACAGAGCGCAACTTACATTAAGTATAGGTGTAGGTGAAGGTTCTGATAGTTTAATCGATCTTGGTGAATTATCACAATCTGGACTAGATCTAGCTTTAGGTCGTGGTGGTGACCAAGTCGCAATTAAAAACCAAAATGGTAACGTACGTTTCTACGGTGGTAAGACTGACCCAATGGAAAAACGTACACGTGTAAGAGCACGTGTCATTTCACATGCACTGAAAGATATACTTATGGAAGGCGATAAAGTTATTATCATGGGACATAAGCGTCCTGATTTAGATGCAATTGGTGCAGCAATCGGGGTATCTCGTTTTGCAATGATGAATAACTTAGATGCACATATCGTGTTAAATGATTCAGATATCGATCCGACATTACGTCGTGTAATGGATTCTATCGATGAAAAACCTGAATTAAAAGAACGTTTTATTACTTCCGAAGAGGCATGGGACAATATGACATCAAGAACGACTGTCGTTATTGTCGATACGCACAAGCCAGAGATGGTTATAGATGAAGATATTTTAAACAAAGCCAATAGAAAAGTTGTTATTGACCACCATAGACGTGGTGAAAGCTTTATTTCTAGTCCGTTACTTGTTTATATGGAACCATATGCTAGTTCAACGGCAGAACTTGTGACAGAATTACTAGAATATCAACCAACAGAACAACGTTTAACACGTTTAGAATCTACTGTAATGTTCGCAGGTATTATCGTGGATACACGTAACTTTACTTTACGTACGGGTTCAAGAACGTTTGATGCCGCAAGCTATTTACGTGCGCATGGTGCCGACACAATTTTAACGCAACACTTCTTGAAAGATGATATCGATACGTATATTAATCGTACAGAATTAATCCGTACGGTAGAATTACAAGATAATGGCGTTGCCATCGCTCACGGTCCAGATGACAAAATATATCATCCTGTTACAGTTGCACAAGCTGCAGACGAGCTGTTAAGTTTAGATGGTGTAGAGGCATCATATGTTGTCGCTAGAAGAGAAGATTCACTTGTTGGTATGTCTGCCCGCTCTCTAGGAGCAGTTAACGTACAATTAACAATGGAAGCACTCGGTGGCGGTGGCCATTTAACAAATGCGGCTACACAACTTAAAGATGTCACGGTCGAAGAAGCGATCGAACAATTACAACAAGCAATAACAGAACAAATGAGTAGGAGTGAAAATTGA
- a CDS encoding adenylosuccinate synthase translates to MSSIVVVGTQWGDEGKGKITDFLAEQADVIARFSGGNNAGHTIKFDGETYKLHLVPSGIFYKDKLAVIGNGVVVDPVALLKELDGLNDRGVSTDNLRISNRAQVILPYHLKQDEYEEERRGDNKIGTTKKGIGPAYVDKAQRIGIRVADLLNKETFEALLKANIEYKDAYFKGMFGKECPSFDEIFEAYYAAGQRLAPYVTDTAKVLDDAFVADEKVLFEGAQGVMLDIDHGTYPFVTSSNPVAGNVTVGGGVGPTFVSKVIGVCKAYTSRVGDGPFPTELFDADGEHIREVGREYGTTTGRPRRVGWFDSVVLRHSRRASGITDLSINSIDVLTGLDTVKICTAYELDGQEITEYPANLNELQRCKPIFEELPGWTEDVTSCRTLDELPDNARNYLERISELCNVRISIFSVGPDRNQTNLLQPLWEK, encoded by the coding sequence ATGTCATCAATCGTAGTCGTTGGGACACAATGGGGAGACGAAGGTAAAGGTAAAATTACAGATTTCTTAGCAGAACAAGCAGATGTTATTGCACGATTTTCAGGTGGAAATAACGCAGGTCACACAATTAAGTTCGATGGAGAAACTTATAAATTACACTTAGTACCGTCTGGTATTTTTTATAAAGACAAATTAGCAGTTATCGGTAATGGTGTTGTAGTGGATCCAGTTGCATTATTAAAAGAATTAGATGGCCTAAATGACAGAGGAGTTTCTACTGATAATTTACGTATTTCAAACCGTGCGCAAGTTATTTTACCTTATCATTTAAAACAAGATGAGTATGAAGAAGAGCGCCGTGGAGACAACAAAATTGGCACAACTAAGAAAGGTATCGGTCCTGCTTATGTAGATAAAGCACAACGTATCGGTATCCGTGTCGCAGATTTATTAAATAAAGAAACGTTTGAAGCACTTTTGAAAGCAAATATTGAATATAAAGATGCTTATTTCAAAGGGATGTTCGGTAAAGAATGCCCATCATTTGATGAAATCTTTGAAGCATATTATGCAGCAGGTCAGCGTTTAGCACCATACGTTACTGATACAGCTAAAGTGTTAGACGATGCATTCGTAGCTGACGAAAAAGTTTTATTTGAAGGTGCACAAGGTGTCATGTTAGACATCGATCATGGTACATATCCATTCGTAACTTCTAGTAACCCTGTTGCTGGTAACGTTACTGTTGGTGGCGGTGTTGGTCCAACATTCGTATCTAAAGTAATTGGTGTATGTAAAGCCTATACTTCTCGTGTGGGTGATGGTCCATTCCCTACAGAATTATTTGATGCTGATGGTGAACACATCCGTGAAGTAGGTCGTGAATATGGTACGACTACAGGACGTCCTCGTCGTGTAGGTTGGTTTGACTCAGTAGTATTACGTCACTCTCGTCGTGCAAGTGGTATTACTGACCTTTCAATTAACTCAATCGATGTCTTAACTGGCTTAGACACAGTTAAGATTTGTACAGCATATGAGTTAGATGGCCAAGAAATCACTGAATACCCAGCTAACTTAAATGAGTTACAACGTTGTAAACCAATTTTTGAAGAATTACCAGGTTGGACTGAAGACGTTACAAGCTGCCGTACTTTAGATGAATTACCTGATAATGCACGTAACTATTTAGAACGTATTTCTGAATTATGTAACGTACGCATTTCTATTTTCTCTGTTGGTCCAGACCGTAATCAAACAAACTTACTTCAACCACTTTGGGAAAAATAA